From Coffea arabica cultivar ET-39 chromosome 2e, Coffea Arabica ET-39 HiFi, whole genome shotgun sequence, the proteins below share one genomic window:
- the LOC113733037 gene encoding uncharacterized protein — protein sequence MDNRWYSGKQEMRVRDRREDEAHQASVLEDLADDFRLPIDHRPTENVDLDGVEQASLDTQLTSSNVGFRLLQKMGWKGKGLGKDEQGIIEPIKSGIRDPKLGIGKQEEDDYFTAEENIQRRKLDVEVEETDELVKKREVIAEREQKIQTEVKEIRKVFFCDLCNKQYKLAMEFEAHLSSYDHNHRKRFKEMREMHGSSSRDDRQKREQQRQEREIAKFAQMADAQKQQQKHEESGSIPVSAAVNSATALADQDQRKALKFGFAAKVSTSKNLVKSATKKPKVPVASVFSNNSDEE from the exons ATGGATAATAGATGGTACAGTGGTAAACAAGAGATGCGAGTTAGAGATAGAAGAGAAGACGAG GCACATCAGGCTTCTGTTCTTGAGGATCTTGCAGATGATTTTCGTCTTCCAATTGATCATAGACCGACAGAGAATGTGGATCTAGATGGTGTGGAACAAGCATCTTTAGACACTCAGTTGACATCATCTAATGTTGGATTCAGGCTTCTCCAGAAGATGGGATGGAAAGGGAAGGGACTTGGAAAGGATGAGCAAG GCATAATTGAGCCCATAAAATCTGGTATAAGAGACCCAAAATTAGGGATTGGAaaacaagaagaagatgatTATTTTACAGCAGAGGAAAACATCCAGCGAAGAAAGTTGGATGTTGAGGTTGAGGAGACTGATGAACTTGTTAAGAAACGGGAG GTTATAGCAGAACGTGAGCAGAAAATTCAAACTGAAGTGAAAGAAATTCGCAAGGTGTTCTTTTGTGATCTCTGCAACAAGCAATATAAATTGGCAATGGAATTTGAAGCACATCTAAGCTCATATGACCACAACCACAGAAAG AGGTTCAAAGAGATGAGGGAAATGCATGGAAGTAGCAGTCGTGATGACAGGCAGAAAAGAGAACAACAACGTCAAGAGAGAGAAATCGCAAAGTTTGCACAGAT GGCTGATGCACAGAAGCAGCAGCAGAAGCATGAGGAATCTGGTAGCATCCCAGTCTCTGCTGCAGTGAATAGTGCTACTGCACTTGCTGATCAGGACCAGAGGAAGGCTTTGAAGTTTGGATTTGCTGCAAAAGTCAGCACCTCGAAG AACTTGGTTAAAAGCGCCACGAAAAAGCCAAAAGTACCAGTTGCTTCAGTTTTCAGCAATAACAGTGATGAGGAGTAG
- the LOC113724663 gene encoding pentatricopeptide repeat-containing protein At5g04780, mitochondrial codes for MKVLFPVKSAKANTIPPFYLLKFLHSLSKRSCSVTLPASEPQTPPTAHLSPDDLNNLLNKATQAKSIRHATQIHTQLIIQDYIFLPFLFNSLLNLYAKCGHLNQALAFFNAPTVQARRTLNFDHKNVVTWTSVITQLSHYHKPFKALTFFNDMRRTGVYPNHFTFSAVLPACADSLIIFHGHQIHCLIRKHGFESDLFVGSALLNMYAKCGDVMLAKTVFDEMPERNIVSWNSMIVGCLQNSLHNEAFGVFVEVLREGSLVPDQVSISGVLSACANMGAGLNGGRQVHGVVVKHRLVSLAYVRNSLMDMYFKCGCFDDGFKLCGALEDRDVVTWNIMIMGCVENDNFEEACNHFWVMRREGVSPDEASFSSVLHAAACIAALDQGTLIHSQMVKAGFDRNTCVASSLITLYAKCGSLADSQRVFNQCEENNVVSWTAIISAYQQHGCASQVITLFEDMLRKGIKPDYITFVCLLSACSHSGLIDEGFSYFHSMTQRHDMKPGHEHYACMVDMLSRAGRLQEAKKFVETMPIQADASIWGALLGACRNYGNLEMGRVVAEKLFKIEPDNPGNYVLLSDMYSRRGKLEEADEIRRLMGVNRVKKEPGCSWLDIKNTTYVFKVHDRSHSRTHEIYKMLEKMEEMVKQKGYDGETGRKDGVDGHKSSWYHSERLALAFGLLTVPLGAPIRIKKNLRTCNDCHTVMKFASEIFNREIIVRDINRFHRFTNGLCSCGDYW; via the coding sequence ATGAAAGTACTTTTCCCTGTAAAATCTGCCAAGGCCAACACAATTCCGCCCTTTTACCTGCTGAAATTCTTGCATAGCTTGAGCAAACGAAGTTGTTCAGTTACTTTACCAGCATCAGAACCACAGACACCACCAACAGCCCATCTTTCTCCAGATGATCTCAACAATCTCCTTAATAAAGCAACTCAAGCAAAAAGTATCAGACATGCCACCCAAATCCACACCCAACTCATCATCCAAGACTACATTTTTCTCCCTTTCCTCTTCAACAGTCTCCTCAACTTGTATGCTAAATGTGGCCACCTCAACCAAGCACTTGCATTCTTCAACGCTCCAACGGTGCAAGCAAGAAGAACCCTTAATTTTGATCACAAGAATGTAGTCACTTGGACATCTGTTATTACTCAACTGTCACATTACCACAAGCCCTTTAAAGCTCTTACCTTTTTCAATGATATGAGGAGGACCGGTGTTTACCCGAACCACTTCACCTTTTCTGCTGTTTTGCCAGCTTGTGCTGATAGTTTGATAATTTTTCATGGACATCAGATTCATTGTTTGATTCGTAAACATGGGTTCGAGAGTGATTTGTTTGTGGGTAGTGCTTTGTTGAATATGTATGCGAAATGTGGTGATGTGATGTTAGCGAAGAcggtgtttgatgaaatgcctgaAAGAAATATTGTTTCTTGGAATTCTATGATCGTCGGGTGCTTGCAAAACAGCCTTCATAATGAGGCTTTTGGGGTTTTTGTAGAAGTTCTTCGTGAGGGGTCCTTGGTTCCTGATCAAGTGAGTATTTCTGGTGTTTTAAGTGCTTGTGCTAATATGGGTGCTGGTTTGAATGGTGGGAGACAAGTTCACGGAGTTGTTGTGAAACATAGGTTGGTTTCTTTAGCCTATGTGAGGAACTCTTTAATGGACATGTATTTCAAATGTGGGTGCTTTGATGATGGTTTTAAGTTGTGTGGCGCTTTAGAGGACAGAGATGTTGTTACATGGAATATAATGATCATGGGGTGTGTTGAGAATGACAACTTTGAGGAGGCTTGCAACCACTTTTGGGTGATGAGGCGCGAAGGAGTTTCACCTGATGAGGCATCATTTTCCTCAGTACTTCATGCTGCTGCTTGTATTGCAGCACTGGATCAGGGTACTTTGATACATAGTCAGATGGTAAAGGCTGGCTTTGACAGAAATACATGTGTTGCGAGCTCATTGATAACTTTGTATGCTAAATGTGGAAGCTTGGCTGATTCTCAACGGGTTTTTAACCAGTGCGAGGAAAATAATGTGGTATCTTGGACGGCAATAATATCGGCATACCAGCAACATGGCTGTGCAAGCCAAGTAATAACTTTGTTTGAAGACATGCTGCGCAAGGGGATTAAACCTGATTATATAACCTTTGTATGTCTCTTATCAGCTTGTAGTCATAGCGGGCTCATTGATGAAGGATTTTCTTACTTCCATTCAATGACACAGAGGCACGATATGAAACCCGGCCACGAACACTATGCCTGCATGGTTGACATGCTTAGTCGTGCGGGTCGATTGCAAGAAGCCAAGAAATTTGTGGAAACAATGCCAATTCAGGCTGATGCATCTATCTGGGGGGCTTTGCTTGGAGCTTGTAGGAATTATGGAAATCTTGAGATGGGTAGAGTAGTTGCAGAGAAGCTTTTCAAAATTGAGCCAGATAACCCAGGAAATTATGTGCTTCTTTCGGACATGTATTCACGTCGTGGGAAACTAGAAGAAGCTGATGAAATTAGGAGGTTAATGGGTGTCAACAGGGTTAAAAAAGAGCCTGGTTGTAGTTGGCTTGACATTAAGAACACCACCTATGTCTTCAAAGTTCATGACAGGTCACACTCTAGAACCCATGAAATCTATAAGATGCTGGAGAAGATGGAGGAGATGGTAAAGCAGAAAGGCTATGACGGTGAAACAGGAAGAAAAGATGGCGTGGACGGACACAAGAGCTCATGGTATCATAGTGAAAGACTTGCCCTAGCATTTGGACTCCTGACTGTTCCTTTAGGAGCTCCCATTAGAATAAAGAAGAATCTTAGGACTTGTAATGATTGCCATACAGTCATGAAGTTTGCTTCAGAGATTTTCAACAGAGAAATAATTGTTAGGGATATAAATCGATTTCATAGGTTCACCAATGGTTTATGTTCATGTGGTGATTACTGGTGA
- the LOC140037379 gene encoding agamous-like MADS-box protein AGL80 — translation MTRKKVKLAFITNDSARKATFKKRKKGLMKKVGELSTLCGIDACAIIYSPYESQPEVWPNTMGVQRVISQFKRMPEMEQSKKMVNQESFIRQRIAKANEQLKKQHKDNREKEMTEVMYQCLTGKGMQNMSMPDLNDLGWLIDQNLKEIYKRIDSLKKMAPHHQQISQPQAATAPPPPAHPPVTLAANDMLAGGVQVQEQKPSVDLTMDAAVHRPQWFTDWMNNPAGENMGFGHGDEMMMQFHDNHNPMWSSAFFP, via the coding sequence ATGACTAGGAAGAAGGTAAAACTGGCTTTCATCACTAATGATTCGGCAAGAAAAGCAACattcaagaaaaggaagaagggtCTGATGAAGAAGGTGGGTGAACTCAGCACCCTTTGTGGTATTGATGCCTGTGCTATTATATATAGTCCATACGAATCTCAGCCTGAGGTTTGGCCAAATACCATGGGAGTTCAACGTGTAATTTCCCAGTTCAAGAGAATGCCTGAAATGGAGCAAAGCAAGAAGATGGTGAATCAAGAGAGCTTCATCAGGCAAAGGATAGCCAAGGCAAACGAACAACTCAAGAAACAGCACAAGGATAATCGAGAGAAGGAGATGACTGAGGTGATGTACCAGTGCTTGACTGGAAAAGGGATGCAGAACATGTCCATGCCAGATTTGAATGATCTGGGGTGGCTGATTGATCAGAATCTGAAGGAGATTTACAAAAGAATTGATTCCCTCAAGAAAATGGCTCCTCATCATCAGCAAATTTCACAGCCTCAGGCAGCAACAGCGCCACCGCCGCCAGCACATCCACCTGTGACTCTGGCTGCTAATGACATGCTAGCTGGAGGAGTACAAGTACAGGAGCAGAAACCATCGGTGGATCTGACCATGGATGCAGCAGTTCACAGGCCTCAATGGTTCACGGATTGGATGAATAATCCTGCAGGTGAAAACATGGGTTTTGGTCATGGTGATGAGATgatgatgcaatttcatgacAATCATAATCCCATGTGGTCTAGTGCCTTCTTTCCCTGA